The following proteins are encoded in a genomic region of Planococcus lenghuensis:
- a CDS encoding deaminase domain-containing protein has protein sequence MSKYSLIKIDRKRPSDFYKEYEENYKRLLESILERNPGITQDYFNTLAKSPNIGYLVFTGKVSGREQRVELFAHSQIQSERNKNISPELHEYLLQSYSVQVDEPNYQDGYVNSTNDELYFRDSLKMKDVWYRDVDSESKLVENFFRRYRNEEIQGEIQLFTTFSPCLSCNNKLLNFIKEHDDISIEVSYLRVYNGFKRRK, from the coding sequence ATGAGTAAATACAGTTTAATTAAAATTGATCGGAAGAGACCCAGCGATTTTTACAAAGAATACGAAGAAAATTATAAAAGGTTATTGGAAAGTATATTAGAGAGAAATCCAGGAATCACTCAAGATTACTTTAACACTCTAGCCAAGTCTCCTAACATAGGATATTTAGTTTTCACAGGTAAAGTTAGTGGCAGAGAACAAAGAGTAGAATTGTTTGCACATAGTCAAATACAGAGTGAACGAAATAAGAATATTTCACCCGAGTTACATGAGTATTTACTGCAAAGTTATTCGGTTCAAGTAGATGAGCCAAATTACCAGGATGGCTATGTTAATTCTACAAACGATGAGTTATATTTCAGGGATTCTTTAAAGATGAAGGATGTATGGTATAGAGATGTTGATTCTGAGTCCAAGTTAGTTGAGAACTTCTTTCGTCGATATAGAAATGAAGAAATTCAAGGGGAAATTCAATTATTCACAACTTTTAGTCCTTGTCTTAGTTGTAATAATAAACTATTGAACTTCATTAAAGAACATGACGATATTTCAATTGAAGTATCATACTTGAGAGTATACAATGGTTTTAAAAGGAGGAAGTAG
- the lexA gene encoding transcriptional repressor LexA produces the protein MKLNVEQRRIVELEPAGPMLVKGVAGSGKTTVAIRRINFLKDHYCHEDDDQILLVTYNRTLLNYIKHQYGRMADLEQAEAPRLFASDAEVEIVTIDSLMFKAFGRYSRRNGKEFEIATKEQMHKYMILAIHAVNKSYPDVKVLSPKNSKFLLEETEWIQSCSMKDIETYQSADRIGRASGDGSTPQKLMKNSQTRAAIFDVACHFEELLEKEGLITFKQMNAFALEEVRRSNGSRYTHIIIDESQDLTRVQLEFLKELYREKPHSSLMFVADNTQSIYPQSWLGRGRPYTTIGYDMSGKSRALSKNYRTTTEISTAAFNLIEADESIQSNVDFVKPALIDRHGHPPIYRFFNTPKQQAHFLAEEIKALQNDYALSDICIVARGNRNIESAAIDLTDAGIPCEVLQTKEPDFESDKVKLVTMHSIKGLEFKVIFLIDLNKGLIPQDLYSDADDQKTVETDERKLLYVGMTRANELLYMSSVKWPSKFVKEIDRNHLRMKKDALLRPFETISMAHYPLTDGLVDLHSREEVIRQWLIRELCEVYGYPYELMELEFKVQQFSKKGYCDIAVMVYAGGEATPYIIAEVKRFGSGIDDAVSQLISYMEAENRAYYGIATDGLEIKIIDRNGEEVQDLPKCRPQFLPDAKNKRIYLNLKNGRQYDYILDNETGDHLEVKEAGQDVLLQVHETVAAPLIGNVAAGMPMLASESYEASLQLPRDWVMSPSETFCLTVTGDSMVDAGIDKGDVVIVHQQNTASNGDIVIAVTGQEATMKKYMPMGSEIVLISENPAYEPIVMRSEDVLINGRVIGVLKK, from the coding sequence ATGAAACTGAATGTGGAACAGCGGCGGATTGTTGAACTGGAACCGGCCGGTCCGATGCTTGTGAAAGGCGTTGCCGGATCCGGGAAAACGACGGTTGCCATCCGGCGCATCAATTTTCTGAAGGATCATTACTGTCATGAAGACGATGATCAGATTCTCCTTGTTACATATAATAGAACTCTGTTGAATTACATAAAACATCAATATGGCCGGATGGCAGATCTGGAGCAGGCTGAAGCTCCCCGTTTATTTGCGTCCGATGCGGAAGTAGAGATTGTAACGATCGATAGCCTGATGTTCAAGGCATTCGGCCGTTATTCGAGACGGAACGGAAAAGAATTCGAAATTGCCACGAAGGAACAGATGCATAAATATATGATCCTTGCCATCCATGCAGTGAACAAATCATATCCGGATGTGAAAGTGCTGTCCCCGAAAAACAGCAAATTTCTGCTAGAGGAAACGGAATGGATCCAATCATGCTCAATGAAGGACATAGAGACATACCAGTCGGCGGACCGGATCGGCCGGGCATCAGGCGATGGCAGCACACCGCAAAAACTGATGAAGAACTCACAGACCCGGGCGGCGATTTTTGATGTGGCATGTCATTTTGAGGAATTGCTTGAAAAGGAAGGGCTCATCACGTTCAAGCAAATGAACGCCTTTGCATTGGAGGAAGTCCGGCGAAGCAACGGCAGTCGCTACACGCATATCATCATTGACGAAAGTCAGGACCTGACGCGGGTGCAGCTGGAGTTTCTGAAGGAGCTGTATAGAGAAAAACCGCATTCCTCTCTGATGTTTGTCGCTGACAATACGCAAAGCATTTACCCGCAGTCCTGGCTGGGCAGAGGCCGGCCGTACACGACAATCGGCTATGATATGAGCGGGAAATCCCGGGCGCTCAGTAAGAATTACCGGACCACGACGGAAATTTCGACAGCGGCTTTCAATTTGATTGAAGCGGACGAAAGCATCCAGTCGAACGTTGACTTTGTTAAACCCGCGTTGATTGACCGTCACGGCCATCCGCCGATTTACCGCTTCTTTAACACGCCGAAGCAGCAGGCGCATTTCCTTGCGGAAGAAATCAAAGCGCTGCAGAATGACTATGCCTTATCCGATATTTGCATCGTGGCGCGCGGCAACCGCAATATTGAGAGCGCCGCCATCGATTTGACGGATGCCGGAATTCCCTGCGAAGTTCTCCAGACGAAAGAACCGGATTTCGAGTCCGATAAAGTGAAACTTGTAACGATGCACTCGATCAAGGGCTTGGAGTTCAAAGTTATTTTCCTGATCGATCTGAATAAAGGATTGATCCCCCAGGACTTGTATTCAGATGCCGATGACCAGAAAACGGTGGAGACGGACGAGCGCAAATTGCTGTATGTCGGCATGACCCGGGCCAACGAATTGCTGTATATGTCGTCTGTGAAATGGCCGTCGAAATTCGTTAAAGAAATCGACCGGAATCATTTGCGGATGAAGAAAGATGCGCTGCTCCGGCCGTTTGAAACGATCAGCATGGCTCATTACCCATTGACGGACGGACTTGTCGATCTTCACTCGCGGGAGGAAGTCATCCGTCAATGGCTGATCCGTGAACTCTGCGAGGTTTACGGCTATCCGTATGAATTGATGGAACTGGAATTCAAAGTCCAGCAGTTCTCGAAAAAAGGTTATTGTGATATCGCGGTGATGGTCTATGCCGGCGGTGAAGCGACTCCTTATATCATTGCGGAAGTGAAGCGCTTCGGCAGCGGGATCGATGACGCGGTCAGCCAATTAATATCCTATATGGAAGCTGAGAACCGGGCCTATTACGGGATTGCGACAGATGGCCTCGAGATTAAAATCATCGACCGGAACGGCGAGGAAGTTCAGGATTTGCCGAAATGCCGACCGCAGTTTCTGCCCGATGCGAAAAATAAGCGCATCTATCTGAATTTGAAAAACGGCAGGCAGTATGATTATATTCTCGATAACGAAACGGGAGACCACCTCGAAGTGAAAGAAGCGGGACAGGACGTGCTGCTGCAAGTGCATGAAACGGTGGCCGCCCCGCTCATCGGAAACGTTGCCGCCGGCATGCCGATGCTGGCTTCTGAATCCTACGAGGCATCCCTTCAACTGCCGCGGGATTGGGTGATGTCTCCGAGTGAGACCTTTTGCCTGACCGTCACCGGCGACAGTATGGTCGACGCCGGAATCGATAAAGGCGATGTTGTCATCGTTCATCAGCAAAATACCGCTTCCAACGGCGACATTGTCATTGCGGTAACCGGCCAAGAAGCGACGATGAAGAAATACATGCCGATGGGCAGTGAAATTGTGCTGATTTCGGAAAACCCGGCGTATGAGCCCATCGTGATGAGAAGTGAGGACGTGCTCATCAACGGGCGGGTCATCGGTGTGCTGAAGAAGTAG
- the dcuS gene encoding DcuS/MalK family sensor histidine kinase, translating to MESLQLLQAEVQNEVKAIASRRFKLSAVITVFVCAVVLISLVITNLLITETTSDNIENQLEEKAVIVSKTVAESRVVQNGLQNEVIEGDIQDYTMAVQEATGVWFIVVMDMDAIRQSHPNPQLIGQHFVGGDEVRALQGEAYVSRSEGTLGESLRAFTPIFSREGNQIGAVAVGISLANVEAAINQSQRQILIGSLIGLLFGIIGALWLARYIKKSLFGLEPYAIARIHEERNRMLDSVYEGVIAIDKQAEIVLVNQSARRIFGQAGLMHREPIGMDIHDFLPGSKLDQVLTENRTDLDEELELNGVSIISNRVPLVVNGEVIGAIATFRDKTEVNQLANQLTGVQMYAETLRAQSHEFMNQLHVLLGLIKLGEYDQVKRFISRLVDHQAHEVGNVTRHIKDPVFAGFVIGKMSYAREAHVDLSVTCETEIPAPADPAVTHELITILGNVIDNAVDNVLTADQQIITVEFSYIDELLTMTVTDTGTGIPAGMQEAVFEKGVSSKEGHHRGFGLYLTKVSVDKLEGSIEIDSETGTGTAFTVIIPYEAGGAGND from the coding sequence ATGGAATCCTTGCAGTTGCTCCAAGCAGAAGTACAGAACGAGGTGAAAGCAATCGCTTCAAGGCGTTTTAAATTAAGTGCCGTGATTACGGTTTTTGTGTGTGCAGTCGTGCTGATTTCACTCGTGATCACGAACTTGCTGATCACGGAAACAACGAGTGATAATATAGAAAATCAATTGGAAGAAAAGGCGGTCATCGTTTCCAAGACGGTCGCAGAGTCACGGGTGGTCCAAAACGGATTGCAGAATGAAGTAATCGAAGGAGATATCCAGGACTATACAATGGCGGTTCAGGAAGCCACCGGCGTATGGTTCATCGTGGTCATGGACATGGATGCCATCCGGCAATCGCATCCGAATCCGCAGCTGATCGGCCAGCATTTCGTCGGCGGCGATGAAGTGCGGGCGCTGCAGGGTGAGGCATACGTATCCCGGTCGGAAGGAACACTGGGAGAATCGCTGCGGGCATTCACGCCGATTTTCAGCAGAGAAGGAAATCAGATCGGTGCAGTGGCAGTCGGGATTTCGCTCGCGAATGTTGAAGCCGCAATCAATCAGAGCCAGCGGCAGATTCTGATCGGTTCATTGATCGGGCTGTTATTCGGTATCATTGGCGCGTTATGGCTGGCGCGCTACATCAAAAAAAGCCTGTTCGGCTTGGAGCCGTACGCCATTGCGCGCATCCATGAGGAACGGAACCGGATGCTCGACTCCGTCTATGAAGGGGTTATTGCGATCGACAAGCAGGCTGAAATCGTGCTTGTCAATCAGTCGGCGCGACGGATTTTCGGGCAGGCCGGCCTGATGCACCGGGAACCGATCGGCATGGATATCCATGATTTCTTGCCGGGGAGCAAACTGGATCAAGTATTGACGGAAAACCGGACGGACCTGGACGAGGAACTCGAACTTAACGGCGTATCGATCATTTCAAACCGGGTGCCGCTTGTCGTCAATGGTGAGGTCATCGGGGCGATTGCAACATTCCGGGACAAGACGGAAGTGAACCAGCTTGCAAACCAGCTGACGGGCGTGCAAATGTATGCTGAGACTCTGCGTGCGCAATCCCATGAATTTATGAATCAGCTTCATGTCCTGCTCGGGCTGATCAAGCTGGGTGAGTATGATCAGGTAAAGCGATTCATCTCCCGGCTCGTTGATCATCAGGCGCACGAAGTCGGCAATGTCACCCGGCATATTAAGGATCCGGTGTTCGCCGGCTTTGTCATCGGCAAAATGAGTTATGCCCGGGAAGCGCATGTCGATCTGTCGGTGACGTGCGAAACGGAAATTCCGGCGCCTGCAGATCCCGCTGTTACCCATGAACTGATCACGATCCTTGGGAACGTCATTGATAACGCTGTTGATAATGTGCTGACTGCCGATCAACAAATCATCACCGTTGAGTTTTCATATATTGATGAGCTGCTGACGATGACGGTTACCGACACCGGAACCGGCATTCCGGCTGGAATGCAGGAAGCGGTATTTGAAAAAGGGGTCTCATCAAAAGAAGGGCATCACCGGGGCTTCGGCCTTTATTTGACGAAAGTGAGTGTGGACAAACTGGAAGGATCCATTGAAATCGATTCGGAAACAGGAACAGGAACGGCGTTCACCGTGATCATTCCATATGAAGCAGGAGGTGCCGGCAATGATTAA
- a CDS encoding response regulator, which produces MINVMVVEDDPMVAALNQQYIQQIDGFTCVGIAGDTDTAVGLLKEMDVDLILLDIHMPGGDGIEFMGRLREQKEDVDVILITAASEIHQIQQALRLGAIDYLIKPFEFSRFQEALVHYQNQYAKLDDGSKISQRELDRLLRKKGAAKPESVVPGALPKGLTKATLLTVRDAVQAAGPGVFSTEDIAQATNISRVSVRKYLKFLTDIAYLEETLVYGVGRPIYQYQLNEPEQHRIDPYI; this is translated from the coding sequence ATGATTAACGTGATGGTTGTGGAAGACGATCCGATGGTCGCGGCGCTGAATCAGCAGTATATTCAGCAGATTGATGGATTTACGTGTGTTGGCATTGCCGGTGACACGGACACCGCAGTCGGATTATTGAAGGAGATGGACGTGGATTTGATTCTCCTCGATATCCATATGCCGGGTGGGGATGGCATCGAATTTATGGGCCGGCTCCGTGAACAGAAAGAGGACGTCGATGTCATCCTGATCACGGCAGCTTCTGAGATCCATCAGATTCAGCAGGCATTGCGGCTCGGGGCGATCGATTATTTGATCAAGCCGTTCGAGTTCAGCCGCTTTCAGGAAGCGCTTGTCCATTATCAGAATCAGTATGCCAAACTGGATGACGGAAGCAAAATCAGCCAGCGGGAACTTGACCGGCTGCTCCGGAAAAAAGGGGCAGCCAAGCCGGAATCAGTGGTGCCGGGTGCACTCCCGAAAGGATTGACGAAAGCGACATTGCTCACCGTCCGGGATGCTGTGCAGGCGGCCGGGCCGGGCGTCTTTTCAACGGAAGACATCGCGCAGGCAACGAATATTTCCAGGGTATCGGTCCGGAAGTACCTCAAGTTTTTAACAGATATTGCTTATTTGGAAGAAACGCTCGTATATGGTGTCGGCCGTCCTATCTATCAGTACCAATTGAATGAACCGGAACAGCACCGGATTGATCCGTATATTTAA
- a CDS encoding YgaP family membrane protein: MKQNIGTIDSMIRIAGGLSLLSYCTAKMAREKPSGTDIFMTVMGAQKVAEGITHYCPITDAMGLQEPGAKQAKQ, encoded by the coding sequence GTGAAACAGAACATTGGAACAATCGACTCCATGATCCGCATAGCCGGTGGTTTGTCACTTTTATCTTATTGCACAGCAAAAATGGCCCGGGAGAAACCGTCAGGTACCGATATCTTCATGACAGTCATGGGCGCCCAAAAAGTTGCGGAAGGCATCACGCATTACTGTCCGATAACTGATGCGATGGGATTGCAAGAGCCGGGCGCGAAGCAGGCAAAACAGTAA
- a CDS encoding transposase, which translates to MTRKRTFHPSSYYHVIMRGNNRQPIFSSKEDMFELRRAFLHVYHRYPFQMLAFCFMTNHYHLLIKTDGAPLHKIMALVNRRYSDSFSKRYSHIGRIYQKRYFAREVNSRFGLLQVSSYIHRNPIETKVPMVERLEDYPYSSFPSYWSEEKPALPFLNLELLQTLVPAPFEKTNIGYCKYCLTHRQKVEEDSHLEEMEPPVVPVSDILSVDHHYF; encoded by the coding sequence ATGACCCGGAAGCGGACATTTCATCCGAGTTCCTATTACCATGTCATCATGCGAGGCAATAACCGGCAGCCGATCTTCAGCAGCAAAGAAGATATGTTCGAATTGCGTCGTGCGTTTTTACATGTTTACCACCGCTATCCGTTCCAAATGCTCGCTTTTTGTTTCATGACGAATCACTATCATTTGCTAATCAAAACAGATGGCGCTCCCCTCCACAAAATCATGGCACTCGTTAACCGGCGCTACAGCGATTCATTCTCAAAACGCTATAGCCATATTGGGCGAATTTATCAGAAGCGATATTTCGCTAGGGAAGTAAATTCCCGCTTCGGGCTTTTGCAAGTCAGCAGCTACATTCATCGGAACCCGATCGAAACGAAAGTGCCGATGGTAGAACGCCTAGAGGACTATCCGTACAGTTCCTTCCCCTCATACTGGTCAGAAGAAAAACCGGCACTGCCATTTCTGAACCTTGAGCTACTTCAGACTTTGGTGCCGGCGCCTTTCGAAAAAACGAACATCGGTTACTGCAAATACTGCCTGACTCACCGGCAGAAAGTGGAAGAAGATTCACATTTGGAAGAGATGGAACCGCCAGTTGTCCCTGTGTCAGACATACTTTCGGTAGATCACCATTACTTTTAA
- a CDS encoding 2-hydroxycarboxylate transporter family protein: protein MVDVRQQDVPTEVPMKKDIATFRIFDMPILWFGIFAAVAIYAMYTENLPAGIIGALLIMMVLGELLGWVGDHTPVVRTFLGGGAIVAIFGSAYMVYSGLMPESTTIVISEFMRGGDFLNFYIAALITGSILGMESKILVKAGVRYALPLLAAVAGAIALAALIGMILGFSIQEAILVIAMPIMGGGMGAGAVPMSQVYSEMLGNEPGYYLSILVPALALGNVFAIVLASILNMVGNKYPNLTGNGQLIRNFHYEKKEAPAYSLSKMGIGVLAAVSFYVIGNLLGDFIPLHPYAIMIILVAALKVANVMPESIVEGASQWYEFVARNWTNALLIGIGVAYTDLEAVLNALSIAYVLIVLGVVLGAVIGAGVLGKFMGFYPIEAAITAGLCMANMGGTGDVAVLSAARRMELMPFAQISSRLGGALILLLASIFIPFFI from the coding sequence GTGGTAGATGTTAGACAACAAGACGTTCCAACAGAAGTGCCAATGAAGAAAGATATCGCGACATTCCGGATTTTTGATATGCCGATTTTATGGTTCGGTATTTTCGCTGCGGTTGCCATTTATGCCATGTACACAGAGAATTTGCCGGCGGGAATCATTGGCGCATTGCTGATCATGATGGTGCTCGGTGAATTGCTCGGATGGGTGGGCGATCACACACCGGTTGTCCGCACGTTCCTCGGCGGCGGCGCAATTGTCGCCATCTTCGGTTCCGCATATATGGTTTACAGCGGATTGATGCCGGAAAGTACGACGATTGTAATTTCTGAATTCATGCGGGGCGGCGACTTCCTGAACTTTTATATTGCCGCATTGATCACCGGCAGTATTCTCGGTATGGAGTCGAAGATTCTGGTCAAAGCCGGCGTGCGCTATGCACTCCCATTGCTTGCGGCTGTTGCCGGGGCCATTGCGCTTGCCGCGCTGATCGGCATGATCCTTGGTTTCAGCATCCAGGAAGCGATCCTTGTCATTGCGATGCCGATCATGGGCGGCGGCATGGGAGCAGGAGCTGTGCCGATGTCGCAGGTCTACTCCGAGATGCTTGGCAATGAACCCGGCTATTATTTGTCGATTCTCGTACCGGCTCTGGCACTCGGAAACGTCTTTGCCATCGTGCTTGCCAGCATCTTGAATATGGTCGGGAATAAATACCCGAATCTCACAGGGAATGGCCAATTGATCCGGAATTTCCATTATGAGAAAAAAGAAGCGCCGGCATACAGCCTGTCTAAAATGGGTATCGGTGTCCTGGCGGCTGTTTCCTTCTATGTTATAGGGAACTTGCTTGGCGATTTCATCCCGCTTCATCCATATGCGATCATGATCATCCTCGTTGCGGCACTAAAAGTGGCGAACGTGATGCCGGAATCCATTGTTGAAGGTGCCAGCCAGTGGTACGAATTCGTGGCACGCAACTGGACGAACGCATTGCTGATCGGTATCGGTGTTGCATACACAGACCTTGAAGCAGTCTTGAACGCATTAAGCATCGCCTACGTCCTGATTGTCCTCGGTGTTGTGCTTGGCGCGGTCATCGGTGCTGGCGTGCTCGGCAAATTCATGGGCTTCTATCCGATTGAAGCGGCCATCACAGCAGGACTGTGTATGGCGAACATGGGCGGAACCGGCGACGTTGCGGTCCTGTCCGCTGCAAGACGAATGGAATTGATGCCATTCGCGCAAATCTCGTCCCGTCTCGGCGGTGCCTTGATCCTGTTGCTTGCGAGTATCTTCATTCCGTTCTTCATATGA